In Aspergillus nidulans FGSC A4 chromosome IV, a single window of DNA contains:
- a CDS encoding MFS transporter (transcript_id=CADANIAT00000143) has translation MSDINNLHPGDGPGHDAPSSSTTLRSESRSSLGYGEKAMQSSPDTVSEKGEDRDIESGNHDAQKPSADEKPKELESKDPNLIEWNGPNDPENPQNMPHWRKWVITMTMSSMTMWLTFASSVFSTATLVTAQQFGVSTEVMILATSLVVFGFAAGPLVWSPMSELYGRKYPLFLGYALFAIFQIPVAVAKNVQTILVCRFLMGFLGCSPLAVVGGAMADFWDPVDRAIAIALFSAATFVGPVLGPIVGGFLTDSYLGWRWTAWITLIASGSFGGIAWFVVPETYHPVLLQRRAAKLRKETGNQDLYAFLDHHRPTFGDIVRKYLFRPVQMLMLEPILILITLYLALVYGILYLFFEAYPVSFQEERGWTNGGIAGLPFIGIMIGVLCGVALIVWQTKTRFARKLAKHGRVIPEERLVPMMVASVLLPGGLFWFGWTSSPNVHWLAQVAAGVPIGAGILVIFMQGLNYIIDVYMMFANSAIAANTLIRSSLGGAFPLFATQMYHKLGVPWASSLLGFITVAMIPIPIVFYIYGKKIRALSKFSPNF, from the exons ATGAGtgatatcaacaacctccACCCAGGTGACGGACCCGGGCACGATGCGCCGTCTTCCAGCACAACTCTACGTTCAGAATCCCGTTCCAGTCTAGGGTACGGTGAGAAGGCCATGCAGTCTTCGCCTGATACGGTTTctgagaagggagaagaccGTGATATCGAAAGTGGCAACCATGACGCACAAAAGCCATCAGCCGATGAAAAGCCGAAGGAACTGGAGTCCAAGGATCCCAATCTGATCGAGTGGAATGGACCTAACGACCCCGAGAACCCGCAGAACATGCCCCATTGGAGGAAATGGGTCATCACAATGACCATGTCCTCGATGACAATGTGGCTCACTTTCGCGAGTAGTGTGTTCTCGACGGCGACGCTGGTGACGGCGCAGCAGTTCGGCGTATCTACCGAGGTTATGATCCTCGCGACCAGTTTAGTGGTGTTTGGGTTTGCTGCTGGCCCTTTGGTCTGGTCACCTATGTCGGAGCTGTATGGCCGGAAATACCCCCTGTTTCTTGGATATGCTTTGTTCGCTATCTTCCAAATCCCTGTTGCCGTGGCCAAGAACGTGCAGACTATTCTTGTGTGTCGATTTTTGATGGGCTTTCTGGGGTGCTCGCCtctggctgttgttggagGTGCAATGGCAGACTTTTGGGATCCTGTTGATCGCGCCATAGCGATTGCGCTGTTTTCAGCAGCTACCTTCGTCGGACCCGTGCTCG GTCCAATTGTTGGCGGATTTCTCACTGATTCCTATCTCGGCTGGCGGTGGACTGCTTGGATCACCCTGATTGCATCAGGATCGTTTGGCGGCATCGCCTGGTTTGTAGTGCCCGAAACGTATCACCCGGTGCTCCTGCAGAGGCGCGCTGCCAAACTCCGTAAGGAGACTGGCAATCAAGATCTGTATGCTTTCCTCGATCACCACAGACCGACTTTTGGCGACATCGTCCGCAAATACCTGTTCCGTCCCGTTCAGATGCTCATGCTCGAGCCCATTCTCATCCTGATTACTCTCTACCTTGCACTCGTGTACGGAATCCTCTACCTTTTCTTCGAAGCCTATCCCGTTTCGTTCCAAGAGGAGCGCGGCTGGACCAACGGGGGTATTGCTGGTCTCCCGTTCATCGGAATCATGATTGGAGTGCTCTGCGGCGTGGCCCTCATCGTCTGGCAAACTAAGACTCGCTTTGCCCGTAAGCTCGCCAAGCACGGCAGAGTTATCCCTGAAGAACGTTTGGTCCCCATGATGGTCGCCTCCGTACTCCTGCCTGGTGGGCTTTTCTGGTTTGGATGGACGTCCAGTCCGAACGTGCACTGGCTGGCCCAGGTCGCCGCTGGTGTTCCTATCGGCGCCGGTATCCTCGTGATCTTCATGCAGGGCCTCAACTACATCATTGATGTGTACATGATGTTTGCAAATTCTGCGATTGCAGCCAACACTCTGATTCGAAGCTCCCTAGGCGGTGCTTTCCCACTCTTCGCAACACAGATGTATCATAAGCTGGGCGTGCCATGGGCGTCCAGTCTGCTCGGGTTCATCACCGTTGCAATGATTCCTATCCCCATCGTCTTTTATATCTATGGCAAAAAGATTAGGGCGCTCAGCAAGTTCTCACCTAATTTCTAG